One region of Primulina tabacum isolate GXHZ01 chromosome 17, ASM2559414v2, whole genome shotgun sequence genomic DNA includes:
- the LOC142530318 gene encoding uncharacterized protein LOC142530318 codes for MASETAVTDHSSEVVEKELKPEVKILEPVQVCPPKESVNSPEPEEVPAHVATSAESGAKVEETITKPIVTENIKGIDIDENPKALESVVLVEEPEQKNENTHVEVPPGEEEKKIEDASHNNNAEVEKVPHPEPDVNSISEESNIEKTEGEPEEKLDTETVEKQKESEAEPSVEEKIGEPDKVVEVSKQSPAKIAAREYIGDVEVLPDKEMEESEAELAKVEKAEEKKDGLEKIVNTGEQSLNEGETEERLDPETVEKQEESKAEPSVEEKLYEPEKVVEVSKQLPGKGGKGAVREYIGNVEVLPDEELEESETELAKAEEKKDELEKIINAEEKTSIEGETEDKLDSKNVEKQEELKVEPADGEKLGEPEKVVEVSKQLPAKRAAREYIGDVEVLPDEELEESEAELAKVEKAEEKKDELEKIINAEEKTSIEGETEDKLDSKNVEKQEELKVEPADGEKLGEPEKVVEVSKQLPATRAAREYIGDVEVLPDEELEESEAELAKVEKAEEKKDELEKIINAGKQSSIEAIEEKAENVDKNPGEKVEAIEEKEVKGAESKSEEISETESLEKLEQSRVEEQPEEPGETVHVPQQSSVNPVEEKVEILEELPVKEVIVEKEVPVSEAEPAEKQEEFKVEPVDEKVDKQAKTAEPSSVEAVEEIVEKTLPAKVEETAVKEEDDSETEIKPEEISKTDSVEPVEKISVDPVTIVDDPEQSSVEVEELPAKNVEADLEKKVIVPESDFKHTKFSDVEPSEKPEESKDDLPKEKPDEPKEIIEAVEEKDKSIEKVVELPANIVEEIQEAKDKEAKVSEVESKPEEISETKPIESVEEKSIDLEKIVDVPVSVLEKLGEAEELPAKETGAIEDKEPAETEPTEKLEGSEVALVEEKPDESIKIADVQEQSPPEIDKDKIVEGVELPTKKVEAISEKENEVPEAEFKHEEISGIKPAEKQDESKLELVEENLYGHSEIVNVPEQYVKERVEEKVGSKEEVPTKELDATAEDEVKVSEYENKPEEINETKPVETIEEKPVEPEKIVDVAEQSTEEAVEEKVEKLSAKEREAPVEKEANVLEADLKPGELSAPNPEEKLVEQSGVTEQHEKELPAAAPSEKEAKVLEAELKPGEVFESTLPEKPVKQSKVTGKHENELPSAEPLEKEAKVIEAEIKPEEIFKSMPEEKLREQSEVTEHSEKEPPAAEPVEKEAKILEAELKPEEISESLVKQSEVTEQSETDAPASEPVELGHDEDLAEKVDETKLSNKEEPAILETQVEEVSEKTDAPNELKESVQKSREIDPLPEEKVFDSGKTELETEAQDGKSVATRELTPCEEAKPTESEANKKVENGNTKNEAEVEGNGDEEATKEAEKCEAATKIEGIGHSFKEKLEQEKREDETTKTNVQTETTNESEHTKVPEDACKEEVSVKSTHKHSNSIMKMVKHSLAKAKKAIVGKSSHSKAPVPEIKGDEVSK; via the exons ATGGCTAGCGAGACTGCTGTTACGGATCATTCTTCTGAG GTAGTTGAAAAGGAATTAAAACCGGAGGTGAAAATTTTGGAGCCTGTTCAAGTTTGTCCTCCAAAGGAGAGTGTGAATAGCCCAGAACCTGAGGAAGTACCTGCTCATGTTGCCACTTCAGCTGAATCAGGAGCAAAGGTTGAGGAAACCATAACCAAACCTATTGTGACCGAAAACATAAAGGGAATTGATATTGATGAAAATCCGAAAGCTTTGGAATCCGTTGTTTTGGTTGAAGAACCAGAGCAAAAGAATGAAAATACGCATGTTGAGGTTCCTCCTGGTGAAGAGGAAAAGAAAATTGAGGATGCTTCCCATAACAATAATGCAGAAGTGGAGAAAGTACCTCATCCTGAACCAGATGTAAATAGCATTTCAGAAGAATCCAATATTGAGAAGACTGAAGGTGAACCAGAGGAGAAATTAGATACCGAAACTGTTGAAAAACAGAAAGAATCGGAAGCTGAGCCATCTGTGGAGGAAAAGATTGGTGAACCAGATAAAGTAGTTGAAGTCTCGAAACAATCACCAGCTAAGATAGCTGCTAGAGAATACATAGGTGATGTTGAGGTATTGCCAGACAAAGAAATGGAAGAATCTGAGGCCGAGCTTGCTAAAGTTGAGAAGGCTGAAGAAAAGAAAGATGGACTAGAAAAAATAGTCAATACTGGGGAGCAATCTTTAAATGAAGGCGAAACAGAAGAGAGATTAGATCCCGAAACTGTTGAAAAACAGGAAGAATCGAAAGCCGAGCCATCTGTGGAGGAAAAGCTCTATGAACCAGAAAAAGTAGTTGAAGTCTCGAAACAATTACCTGGTAAGGGAGGTAAGGGAGCTGTTAGAGAATACATAGGTAATGTCGAGGTATTGCCAGATGAGGAACTGGAAGAATCTGAGACTGAGCTGGCTAAGGCTGAAGAAAAGAAAGATGAACTAGAGAAAATAATCAATGCTGAGGAGAAAACTTCAATTGAAGGCGAAACAGAAGACAAATTAGATTCCAAAAATGTTGAAAAACAGGAAGAATTGAAAGTTGAGCCAGCTGATGGGGAAAAGCTTGGTGAACCAGAAAAAGTAGTTGAAGTCTCGAAACAATTACCAGCTAAGAGAGCTGCTAGAGAATACATAGGTGATGTTGAGGTATTGCCAGATGAAGAACTGGAAGAATCAGAGGCTGAGCTTGCTAAAGTTGAGAAGGCTGAAGAAAAGAAAGATGAACTAGAAAAAATAATCAATGCTGAGGAGAAAACTTCAATTGAAGGCGAAACAGAAGACAAATTAGATTCCAAAAATGTTGAAAAACAGGAAGAATTGAAAGTTGAGCCAGCTGATGGGGAAAAGCTTGGTGAACCAGAAAAAGTAGTTGAAGTCTCGAAACAATTACCAGCTACGAGAGCTGCTAGAGAATACATAGGTGATGTTGAGGTATTGCCAGATGAAGAACTGGAAGAATCAGAGGCTGAGCTTGCTAAAGTTGAGAAGGCTGAAGAAAAGAAAGATGAACTAGAAAAAATAATCAATGCTGGGAAGCAATCTTCAATTGAGGCCATTGAGGAAAAGGCCGAAAATGTAGACAAAAATCCCGGTGAGAAGGTGGAAGCAATTGAAGAGAAAGAAGTGAAAGGCGCTGAGAGTAAATctgaagaaatttcagaaactgAGTCTCTTGAAAAACTAGAGCAATCCAGAGTTGAAGAACAGCCTGAAGAACCGGGTGAAACAGTGCATGTGCCACAACAATCTTCAGTGAATCCTGTTGAGGAGAAGGTTGAAATTTTGGAGGAATTGCCTGTTAAGGAAGTGATTGTAGAGAAAGAAGTCCCGGTGTCAGAAGCTGAGCCTGCTGAAAAACAGGAGGAATTCAAAGTCGAGCCAGTTGATGAAAAGGTAGACAAACAAGCAAAAACAGCTGAACCATCTTCAGTCGAGGCTGTTGAGGAAATTGTGGAGAAAACATTACCTGCTAAAGTGGAAGAAACTGCAGTGAAAGAAGAAGATGATTCAGAAACTGAGATTAAACCTGAAGAAATTTCCAAAACCGATAGTGTTGAACCTGTTGAAAAAATTTCAGTCGATCCCGTGACGATTGTTGACGACCCAGAACAATCGTCAGTTGAGGTGGAGGAACTGCCTGCAAAAAACGTGGAAGCAGATTTGGAAAAAAAAGTGATAGTTCCAGAATCTGATTTTAAACACACAAAATTTTCGGATGTTGAGCCTTCTGAAAAACCAGAGGAATCAAAAGATGATTTACCTAAGGAAAAGCCAGACGAACCTAAAGAAATAATAGAGGCTGTTGAGGAAAAGGATAAAAGTATTGAAAAAGTTGTGGAACTACCTGCTAATATAGtagaagaaattcaagaagctAAAGACAAGGAAGCCAAGGTTTCAGAAGTTGAGTCTAAACCTGAGGAAATTTCAGAAACGAAGCCCATTGAATCAGTTGAAGAAAAGTCAATCGATCTGGAAAAAATAGTTGATGTTCCAGTATCAGTTCTTGAAAAGCTGGGAGAAGCAGAAGAATTGCCTGCTAAAGAGACTGGAGCAATCGAGGACAAAGAACCGGCAGAGACCGAGCCTACTGAAAAATTGGAGGGATCGGAAGTTGCCTTAGTTGAAGAAAAACCTGATGAATCCATAAAAATAGCCGATGTGCAAGAACAATCACCACCTGAGATTGACAAGGACAAGATTGTGGAAGGGGTAGAATTGCCTACCAAAAAGGTGGAGGCAATTTCAGAGAAAGAAAATGAAGTTCCGGAAGCTGAGTTTAAACATGAAGAAATTTCAGGAATCAAGCCTGCTGAAAAACAGGACGAATCAAAACTTGAATTGGTTGAAGAAAATTTATACGGACACTCAGAAATAGTCAATGTTCCAGAGCAATATGTAAAAGAGAGAGTTGAGGAAAAGGTGGGAAGCAAGGAGGAAGTACCTACAAAAGAGTTGGATGCAACCGCAGAGGATGAAGTGAAAGTTTCAGAATATGAGAATAAACCTGAAGAAATCAATGAAACCAAGCCTGTTGAGACCATTGAAGAAAAGCCGGTTGAGCCCGAAAAAATAGTGGATGTTGCAGAGCAATCAACGGAAGAAGCTGTTGAGGAAAAGGTAGAAAAGTTGTCTGCCAAAGAAAGGGAAGCCCCTGTGGAGAAAGAAGCGAATGTTTTAGAGGCTGATCTTAAACCTGGAGAACTTTCAGCACCGAACCCGGAGGAGAAACTTGTTGAACAATCTGGAGTTACAGAACAACATGAGAAAGAGCTCCCAGCTGCTGCACCTTCAGAGAAAGAAGCGAAAGTTTTAGAAGCTGAGCTTAAACCCGGAGAAGTTTTTGAATCCACACTGCCGGAGAAACCGGTAAAACAATCTAAAGTTACAGGGAAACATGAGAATGAGCTTCCATCTGCTGAGCCTTTGGAGAAAGAAGCGAAAGTTATAGAAGCTGAGATAAAACCTGAAGAAATTTTCAAATCCATGCCGGAGGAGAAACTGAGAGAACAATCTGAAGTTACAGAACACAGTGAAAAAGAGCCTCCAGCTGCTGAGCCTGTGGAGAAAGAAGCGAAAATTTTAGAAGCTGAGCTAAAACCTGAAGAAATTTCCGAATCCCTGGTAAAACAATCTGAAGTTACAGAACAAAGTGAGACAGATGCTCCAGCTTCTGAGCCTGTGGAACTAGGTCATGACGAGGATTTAGCAGAAAAGGTGGATGAAACCAAGTTATCAAATAAAGAGGAACCGGCTATTCTTGAAACCCAAGTCGAAGAAGTCTCAGAAAAGACTGATGCACCAAATGAACTGAAGGAATCTGTACAGAAATCTCGGGAGATTGATCCCCTACCAGAAGAAAAAGTCTTTGACTCAGGGAAAACTGAATTAGAAACTGAAGCCCAAGATGGAAAAAGTGTCGCTACCCGAGAGTTGACTCCATGTGAAGAAGCAAAGCCGACTGAGAGTGAAGCTAACAAAAAGGTCGAAAATGGAAACACCAAAAATGAAGCAGAGGTTGAGGGGAATGGGGATGAAGAAGCAACAAAAGAAGCTGAGAAATGTGAGGCTGCAACAAAAATAGAAGGCATCGGTCACTCATTTAAAGAGAAGTTGGAGCAAGAGAAACGAGAAGATGAAACAACCAAAACTAACGTTCAGACAGAAACTACCAATGAATCAGAGCATACGAAAGTACCAGAAGATGCATGTAAAGAAGAAGTTTCGGTGAAGTCTACACATAAGCACTCAAACAGCATCATGAAGATGGTTAAACATTCATTAGCGAAGGCAAAGAAAGCCATCGTCGGCAAATCATCACATTCAAAAGCACCGGTTCCTGAGATAAAGGGCGACGAGGTTAGTAAATAA